The Molothrus ater isolate BHLD 08-10-18 breed brown headed cowbird chromosome 2, BPBGC_Mater_1.1, whole genome shotgun sequence DNA segment GTTTGCTGAAAGAGGTCAGAAAGTATTTTGAGGTGTGGATGAGAATGTTGACTGCCCCACTGAAAGGGGCCCTCTTACTCTTACTTCTGGAGTAAAGAGTGTACTTTACTCCAGAACTTCCTTCTTAAAAGTTGCCTCTAGTTAGTATctgagttttgtttcttctaaTAGTTACCTCATGAACAGAAGGAACATCTGTTTTCATGACTTTACCTTTTTCCCCTGGTGctaagaacaaaattaattccactgattttttcttttattttccagttttttagatatttttgcCCCATAAATTGTGTGCACTCTCAGGAACTCAGCCAGAAAATAACTGCGCTTAAATTTCAGTGCTGCCCAAAGAGTGGAAAATCAGCAATTTGTGATGGCTACTCTAGATGTTTGAACTCCCCAACTTCAAACAGCAGATACCAGCAAGTGAGATAATCAAAATGAGgtgcttgggtttgttttcagtttcatgTTAAAAATTTTACCTTTTCAGATTAGTTTTGAGACTAGTGTGGGATTATGTGGGAATCAGTAACTTAACAAAAACGTTGTATCATTTGTTAATTGTATGGGGTGGGGAGATTACACTGTACCACAAGAATTTAAGAGGGTAAATCAGACTAGAACTTAGACTTGTTGTAACATGTAGCTTTGTTCTGACTGTCTGTAAATGTCTCTGTTATCAGATTTTGTTGCCTGTTGCATTTcatggattttcttttattttagtcACTTTTAATGGCTAAAGATAGGATTGCTGCAGGTTGGTTCATGTTGCCTAGATTCAGAGATACAGTTACattgtttgttgttttaaatactTCAACATTAAGCACTTTCAACCTCTGATTCACAGGTATGTTATTGTTATTTGCAGTGATAAACTTGTTAGACAGAATTGGTTTTCATTGTATTGAGACCCTCCCAAGTAATATATGGGGTACTGAGATAAATGACAAACTGTTTATTATTCTGGACTTGGATTCTGAATCTACTGTgtatgtaaagaaaaataaatatccagTGAAGTAGCAGAAAGTAATTTTGTAGTGGGGCACTATTAACTTTCTGGAATAGTCATTTCTCATACCATCTGTGTTCACTCACCAAGTGCAGATCTTCACAGATTGTGTTCCTTTTTAACCTGTCAATCACTAGCTGTTACTTAGAGGTTTAAGTTACCTGCTGTAGCTATTTGAACAGCCTTTGAGGGAGGATGAGCAAAGAGGAGAATAAACATCCATCTTGTGTGATGTCATGGTTTAACctcagtgggatggggagagaatTTCAGCTTGTGGGCTGAGACAAAGACAGTTTCAAAGAGAGAGCAAAAGCTGCCTgtacaagcaaagcaaaataaggaattcaTTCATTGCTTCCCATGGTTgtgcaggtgttcagccatccccaggagagcagggccctgtCATGCATCACGGTGACTTGGGatgacaaacaccatcactccaacATTCCTCCCTTCcaccttcttcccccagctttataCAGTGAGCATGATGCCATCTGGTGTGGGatatcccttgggtcagttGGGATCAGCTGTTCCACCTgtgtcctttcccagctccttgcaACCCCCAGCCCACTCGCTGTCAGGGTGGTGAGAGAGGCAGAAAGGGCCTTGATTGTgtgtgtaagccctgctcagtgataatgaaaacactgcagtgcaaatccaaaacacagccccatatTACACTGTGataaaaattaactctatcccagccaaaaccagcgCACCTTAAATGAATTTCAGGACAGTTTAATGTTGGCAAGCATTGACAGTATTAGAGCTTGCCTCCCTAGCTAGGCTCCAGGCTTGTACCAGTGCAAAATAATAAACTATGACTGAGACCTAGTTATGTTTGACCACTTGAATGAGACAAGCCTGCACCCTGCAGTATTTGAGCAGATGGCTCATAACATTATGCATAGAAGATGGAAGCTTGTATGAGTGCTGTCAGACTGCTCTTCAGGATTGTTCTGTAGAACTTGCTGGTACACAGTTGGGTTTATTTTACTTCTGCAGCTTATACACTTGTGTGTAGGGGGGATGCAGCATGTATGGAGTTGTCAGTTTGCTTCATCTCTGTCACCGTGCAAGAGGCACATGCTGAAATCCTGCTCCAGAGATTGTGGTGTGCACAACACTTTGTGTGAGAAGGGCTCTAGCCTGAGGGAAACTTCACAAATTTTGGACTGTGAGGTGCCCTTGTTTGCTTCAGTGATAAGACTGATCACtaaagtttttgttttcttggttgCTTGTGagtaaagatattaaaaaattagcAGTAAGTGAACTTCTTTCTGTTGTGTCTTTACAGGAGTACCAAAGTCAGATCTTCTACATACAAGATCTTTAAGGGGGCACAGAGACTGCTTTGAAAAATTCCACTTAATAGCAAATCAGGACTGTCCACGATCAAAGCTCTCTAAAAGTCCTTATGCAGAAGTAAAAAATATCTTGagcaaaaaaattaactggATCATACAATATGCACAAAACAAGGATTTAGACTCTGATTCTGAAAGCTCAAAACCATCCCAACACCAGCTTTTTAGCTTCAGACATCAGACTGATAGAAAGCTACTCCCACAGTTTGACTCCCCAGTACCTAGATACTCTGCAAAATGGATAGATGGGAAATCTGGAGGCATCTCAAGCTGCTCACAGACTCTACTGGAACCAAGAGAATCCACTGATTTCAGACTCGGTGCTaccttctgctgcagcagcgttTTGTGGCCCAACCGCAGCCAGGTccagaaagctgaaaaagctGAAGGGGATTCACTTGCCAGTGTTCATAGGAGacatcctcagcacagcagggaggaacGTGAGTATGCATCCATTTACACACAGCCTAGCAAGCTAGGGCATTCTTTCAAATACCTATTGACCACTTCATGTCTCCACAGGGCATTAGTTCTCATCCTGAAGTCCAGCATGTAAAATCTGTGGGGAGAAAAGAGCTACCTGGCTGAACAAATAGGGTGGTTTggctggtggtttttgttttgttattattttatttttatttttattttattttactcttaGCTGTAGCCCAGTCTAACACAGGACATGTCTAATGTATGCagaacatttaattttcatacgTCATTCCTGGGAgttgcacagccctgcctgtggaGGTGGAGGTTACTCAGCTCCTGCAAATCTCTCTCTTATTGAACTTGCACAGTGCCCTGAATTCCATTTCACAGAGACCTGCCCTAAACAGCAGGGGAAATTAGAGGTTCATGTAGCAGAACAAACTTGGGAAATAATAGTAGCAGACTTTCCAGTGCATTTTAcaggatttgttttttccttgtgtttgttGAGCTTAAGAAACTGGGAAAGCCCTTCTGCCACCATGTCCTCTTAAAGGCTGTAGCAGAAGACCTGAACTCTCTTTTGATGACTGTGGTGATGgtgaaaataacagaaaattagTTTCCTAGAAACGAATTTCCTAGAAGAAATCTTTAGAAAAAGCTAGGATATTTTAGTGTCTCTGGAATCAGGCTGCATGAAATGTGTTAGGAATAGATTCCTGGAGGTATGTGCTGTTACCATCCTGCTTTTTAGGCAGTACTTGGTCCTGAACTGGTGTATGTCCACTCTTACATTTGTAAATGAGAGAAGTAATTGGAGAGGGTTTCTGAATTTCAAAAGacctgagaaagaaaacaaagcactgataaaatattccaggaaaaaaCAGGTGATGAAAAACAAAGTAATAATGGAATCAGAATGTCAGAAGAGTCAGAGAAGGAGGTACTGTAAAAAGTTGGAATTGGCTTCTTTAGcctcccttttttttaacaaactgACAACTCTGTCCTTGCAAAGCTGAGtcatttctcattctttttgAGAGGATTTTACTTAACTGCTGCATGATGTGTCATGCTGCATTTGTAGTGAATTAGTAGCCTTAAAGCCATAAATCAAAACAGATACGCTGGGCTGTTTGACCACCTGTCCACTGGAGTCATAAATTGGGATTACATAAATCAGGACAGCATATAACAGAGGAATTAAGGAAGCTTGACCTGGTTTATGGGGTTGTCTAACTGAAGTTAGTGACTTGGAATTTATCTCCAGTCTTTGATTTCAGGATGGGAACCTAAATCTGCATTGAGCACAATaacagtttttttcttctgactaCATGATGCAGCTTTGAGGCATTTTTGCTTGTATTTTGCAGTATTTACCTTTAAAAGACATTCATTTGGAATCTCTATGATTAAGTCTGTATGTTATATGTAAACTTAGACTGCCAGAATTAGGTACTTTCTTACTGCAATACTTTCAGTCTTAACAACATAGCTGTCTACTGAAAAACAGTATTAATGGAAATGTAAATAGCTTGGCCAGTATTTTTTCAGAGTTTGCCTCAGCTGTGGATAGAATAATATTTTACCATTTAAATTCAGtgttccttctccctttcccttctgtATCAGAATAATGTGCCATGAAACAGTCCTGTCCCAAAACACTCACATGAAACATGTGAACCAGTCTGCCTGCCAGATGACAAAATGttaatgaaaatactgaagaatGGGGAATTAGCATCCTACCACTGGGCATAAAAGGGGGGGGAAATCTTGACATTTTTAGCTCTTAATTACTATATTAAATTTAGTCAGGGTTTTTATGGTGCTTGAAGAGTGGTAAAGTGTGAGAAGGGACTTTTCAGGTTTATTGATAGTTGAAGGTAGGCAGGAGCACCATTTTACCTGACTGATGGAGGAGAAAGGTGAATCTGTTTTATTCTTAGCTGGGATTATGTCTCAAGTACCAAGTCTTAGCTGTTGCCAGCTTCTTTGGTTTGGCAGTACTGTCAGCAATTTAACATCCCACAACTGCCAGCTCTGAGAAAGTTTGAAAGGGAAGGCTTAGGATAATCAAATAATCCAGTGGGTAGCTAAAACCCATCTTTTCAGAATTCAGGACTTTAAATTTGCCATGTAGAAACCTTTTGCACAGAGAAATCTCTGGAAAAAAGCTGCAGCATCGTTTTTTCTCTCAAGTACGCGATGAGAGCTTTGCtaagctgcagcagaaacagctttgctgaagtttaaaaattgtattttagaATTGCAAGGTCTTAAAGCTTGTGCCAGTGCCCAGTACCCCCTGTGGTGTTCAGATTGTCACTTTTCTTCACCGTGGTGACAAGGgcatctcagcagcagccatggcacCATGTGTGCCCACTGCAGGGTTGAGGGAACCCTAGGAAGCAGGCCAGTGATTCCCTGCTGTTGATCAAGGGCAGTGAAGAACACTTCCACAGTTCCCTCCTCTGAGGCttaatgtgtattttctgtgaGGGTGATCAATGCACACAACCTGAGATACAAAAGGGTTTTTGAATGATACAGAGGATCTTATAGTTCTCACCAGGAGCACAGAAGGAAACCTATTTTTATATGCTGGCCTTCATCAAGCCAGGATTGTCCTTCATAATTTGTCACTGAGATACTCAGTGGAAACTGTGCAAGTTATTCCTGTATGCATAAAGCACAAACCTTGATGACCAAAACAGGGAGCCACATGCTGAAAATTCTGTCAGGAAGCTGCTTCTTGCAGGCTGGGAAACATAGCAGGAGTTAGCTCAGAATTGTCCCCTTTTAATTGTCCACCATTTAAAAGATGTGCTTTCATGGCTTACACTGGGGAAATTGTGTTTTGCAGTCAGAGGAGGGTATAGTATTTAAATGTGCCAAGCAGTTCTGATTCTGGATGCTGTTGTTTTCAGGGCTTGATTTTCCACCTTTTTAACATTGAAGAGAGGGTTTTCTAATGGAGTAAGCAAATCCTTGTCTGTGTCAacattaaaaagagaattttcaaattttccccaaatcaCTGATAAGTACTGTTGCCTCTGACTTACTGCCACTCATCTGTTGATTTATTAGGATGCAAATAGGAGAAATCTTGAGAAAATAGGAGTCTGCTTAGGGATGCTTGTGTGACTTTGGTAGTAGTAATAACAGATTTTATTGTTGCAGTGACTACAATGACTCTAGGAGAGTTAAAGCAACTTAATGAAAAACTGCTCAAGCAAATCCAGGGTGAGAATTTTTCAATACtctttgttttgggtttgtggtGCTTTGTCATAAAAAAAGGTCTggttttaaagaagaaattttgatTGCCTTTCTGCCAGTTAAATTTTTAACAGAAGTCTCTTGTTTTGCATGGGAATGTGTGATATAGAGTGATTTCATTATGTAATCTGCTTTGGTGCTGCAAATTGGCACAGTATTCTCTTCAAGAATTTTACTAGAACCATAGAATTGGTAAGGTTGAAAAATGACCCTTAAGATCATCAAGTgcaaccattaacccagcacagCTAAGTCCCCCCCAAAACCAAGTGGTTCCTAAATCCCACATCTCCATGTCtgttaaatccctccagggatggtgactccaccacttcctgggcagcctgttttCAGTGCATGacagccctttccatgaagaaatgtttcctaatatcccatctaactTTGCCTGGTGTAAGctaaggccatttcctctcatcctgtcacttgtttcctgggagaagagcctgatcctgcctggcttcaccctcctgtcaggaagttgtagagaaTGATAatgtcccccctgagcctccttttccccaggctgagccccctcaCTGCACCTCATcacacttgtgctccagacccttccccatctcttttgcccttctctggacacactccagcccctcactgTCTTTCCTGTGAGGGGCCCAAAACCGAACACAGTattgaggtgtggcctcaccagtgcccatCCCACAGGGGGAtgatccctgccctggtcctgctgccacactgctgctgatacaggccagaGTCAGCTTTGTTTTCAATTCTGTACACATCCACCTTGGCTCAGGTTGTCTATAACTAGAAACAAAGTGATGCTGTTCAGTTTGCCATGCATACAAAGCTGTGCTGGACCACGAaaagcagagctcctgtgcATGATCCCACTTAAATAAATGTCTGTGCCTCTTCCCCAGTGGTGTTTGTCACAGCTTCCTAAGGCTGTGTCAGTGCAGGGCCCAAGTGCACTGACCCAGTGCTGTTGTTGCAGATGTGTTTGAGGAGCTGGCCCAGCAGGTGCAGGAGAAGGACTCCCTGGCCTCCGAGCTCAACGTGCGCCACATCGCCATCGAGCAGCTGCTCAAGAACTGCTCCaagctgccctgcctgcagatgGGAAGAGCAGGGACGAAAGCCAACGTCCCCATCTAAAGGGAAACAACTTCCATCCCCCTAGAGCAAACTGTCCCTAACAGCATTGATAACCTTTAAGTACAGCTTCACCCGTATTTAGAAGCTTTTGAGAAAACTTGGGCAGCTTTCTCTTTGTATTCATAATCCCTGGGAAGTCTTATTCCACTTTGGGTTTAACAAAAAGGGCAAATATTTTGGGTATTAAAATCTGCTGTAATAAGGTTTATTCACATTTGgggattattatttttttcccataactACGCATGAGCCTTGAAAtgaattctgtgttttgtttataATAAAATTGTTTCTAGCAAAGAATGACCTGAAGCCTGTAAACCTGCCTCCTTCATACAgaggacaaaataaaaatttgactTTTGATCAGGTCTGATCCTGTTACATCCAAGAGAGCTTTAAGGGGAGAACAGTATTAATAAAACTcatgttttcttatttattatgagcaatattttattattgaaatTTTATACTAAATAAATATCACTATTTTAGGTACTTTTCCAGATCTCTTTATAAAATGTCTGAGTTACTCTGTGTAACATTTATGCCTTGTGTATGATTGTTTATCCTTTTTCAGGTCTGTATCTTTCAtgatacaattttaaaaagtattgtTTCCCAAAGAGATGAATTTCACatgttgaagaaaaaaaactctaGTGGTGTATCAATTATTTTTATCAGCTTTATAACTGAAGAATTTGGTTCATGAGATGTTTAAAAAAGCACAGcatttgctttaaatttaaaaaagaatccATACTTTGGTTTTAATGCATAGAAGTTGTTTTATATGTGTGAAATTTTCAAtgctgaaaaattactttgacGAAACTCAATAAATTTGTAATACTACACTGCCTTGTTATGATTTCTTTATAACGCTGGATCAGACTGATAAAGGGTTTTAATTCTGAAATGCAAGTAATAATTATACATAATAAATCAGAACagcctttgtattttttaaacttatatCAGTCTACCATGACAAGAAATCTTTGTCTCTGCCAAAAATACTGCAGGGCTGTATGTGAGTAGCTGAAAGTTGCTGAGTTGCACTGAAAAAATCTGAGGGAGGATGGGATGAGTGGAAGATACAGACAAAAGTTAAAAGTCTATGTGCTTTTAGCTCTTGAAGTGAAAATTGAGTAACTTCTATAGCTGAGCTGAAGGCTGCCCAGTGTGAAGAAAGGTTTAGGTTTGATTTTAAACTCAAGCTGAGAAATAAGCCAAAGTTCAGAGTAGGTTTAT contains these protein-coding regions:
- the C2H21orf91 gene encoding protein EURL homolog → MNEEQFVSIDLDDDNICSVCKLGTEKETLSFCHVCFELNIEGVPKSDLLHTRSLRGHRDCFEKFHLIANQDCPRSKLSKSPYAEVKNILSKKINWIIQYAQNKDLDSDSESSKPSQHQLFSFRHQTDRKLLPQFDSPVPRYSAKWIDGKSGGISSCSQTLLEPRESTDFRLGATFCCSSVLWPNRSQVQKAEKAEGDSLASVHRRHPQHSREELTTMTLGELKQLNEKLLKQIQDVFEELAQQVQEKDSLASELNVRHIAIEQLLKNCSKLPCLQMGRAGTKANVPI